AACACATCTTCAATGTAATCATTAAATTCCACATTTACTCTATCTTTCCCAAAATACACTTTATGAATAACTCGCGAAAGCATGACTTTTTTTAAATCATTATCCGCTCCGTCAAATTTCTTTTCCCAATTTTTTAATTCCTCTGCCATATTCCGCACTTCTGTATAATTCTCTTTTTCGCTTTCCAATTCTTTTTCTAACTTGTCAATGGATTCATTTATTGTATTTATTTTTTCATTTATTGAACTGATTGCAGCTGACAATTGGTCAGGTGTAAACTGGCTATCACCAAGGAGTGATTTGGCGATTTCTTCATTCAACTTAGAAAGCTGCTTTAGATATTTATCTGCTTCTTTTTGAAGATTATTGAGTGCTATTTCTTTCGTTTTAACATGCTTCTTTTTTCCATCAATGGACCGTTCGATAAAAACGGAAATATCCATATTCCTCATGATTACTTTAATATGAGAAATAATAATCTTATCGTATTTTACCGAACCCCATATATTCTGCTCATGATCGAACGCACCTTTGTTGACAGGGCAACGATACCGATAAATGGCACGTCTGGCTACATCACCATTTGTTTTTTTATAATCACGGTATATGTAATTGGCTGAAAGTCTACTCCCACAGCATTCACAAAAAGCAAGTCCTGAAAACATCAGCTTTCCTGAAAGTGGAATGCCTGTCTTGTCCTGGTCGTGTAAGGCATCCCTTCTCTTTGCCTTAATTTCCTGTGCTTTTTCAAACATTTCATCCGGAATAATGCGTAGTGATTCTTTGTAAGGCATTGTATCTCCATCATTTCCTCGGTAAGATTTGTATTTTCTTCTTCCGATATATACTGGATTGGATAAATAGCGCTGGATCGAGCTAATTCCAATCAAATTTCCATCTCTGCCTCTGAACCCATTTTCATTCAAATAATCGCAAATTTTCCGGTACCCATAATGACGGTTCACATATAAATCAAAAATCAGTTTTACAATTTCTGATTCATTCTCATCGGGAACTTCTATTTTAATAAATTTCCCTTTTACTTTCCAATGCGGTTTTTCTGTATCCACACATTTATAACCAAACGGTGAAGGTCCGCCTTGATAGTCACCTTTGTTTGCGCGCTGTTCCTTTGCTTCCCTCGAACGGATGGAGATCTTCTTGCTCTCACCGGATGCCTGCCAAAACCTAATAAAATTAATCAGAATATCCGCATGGTCCTCAATCCTAGCTTGTCCTTCTTTTGCGCTCCAAACTTCAATCCCCTTTTCAACAAGAAACTGAACGACGAAAGGAGTTTCCTGTTCTCGTCGACCCAAGCGATCAAACATAAAAACAAGCAAAACATCAAATTGCTTATTTTCTGCTGCCTCTCGAATTTTCACTAACTCATCACGATCATCTGCTGACAATTTCCAACCTGAAAGCCCTTTTTCATATAATTCATTT
Above is a genomic segment from Neobacillus endophyticus containing:
- a CDS encoding recombinase family protein, with the protein product MKKKRVWNLYRVSSKKQVSTEDDIPMQRNACLEFIQSNPDWELTNELYEKGLSGWKLSADDRDELVKIREAAENKQFDVLLVFMFDRLGRREQETPFVVQFLVEKGIEVWSAKEGQARIEDHADILINFIRFWQASGESKKISIRSREAKEQRANKGDYQGGPSPFGYKCVDTEKPHWKVKGKFIKIEVPDENESEIVKLIFDLYVNRHYGYRKICDYLNENGFRGRDGNLIGISSIQRYLSNPVYIGRRKYKSYRGNDGDTMPYKESLRIIPDEMFEKAQEIKAKRRDALHDQDKTGIPLSGKLMFSGLAFCECCGSRLSANYIYRDYKKTNGDVARRAIYRYRCPVNKGAFDHEQNIWGSVKYDKIIISHIKVIMRNMDISVFIERSIDGKKKHVKTKEIALNNLQKEADKYLKQLSKLNEEIAKSLLGDSQFTPDQLSAAISSINEKINTINESIDKLEKELESEKENYTEVRNMAEELKNWEKKFDGADNDLKKVMLSRVIHKVYFGKDRVNVEFNDYIEDVLKLINDEREKL